GAGGAACACGATCCCGAGCCCGTACTTGACGGCCGTGGACAGCTCATTGACCGAGAACATGAAGCCGCCGTCGCCGATCACCGCGACCACGGCGCGATCGGGGCACGCGATCTTGGCGCCGATGGCCGCGGGCACGCCGTAGCCGAGCGTGGCGGAACCGATGGGGTAGAGAAAGGTGCGCGGCTGCAGGACGGGGAAATGCCACTCCATCCAGTAGTTGATCCCCGTCTGATCGTTGACCACGATGCCATCGCGCGGCAGCGCCTGGCGAAGCATCTTGATGAAGCGGTCCGCCGTCTCCGCATAGCGCGGCCAGCGGGTATCCCGCTGAGATGTGAGCCACGCGCGATCCCAGCCCTCAGCGGGCCCGCCCGATCCGAGAGCCTGCGCCAGCGCTTCGAGGCCCTGGCGCGCATCGCCCACGATGCCCACGGCGGTCGCGTGCATGCGGCCGATCACCCCAGGGTCGAGGTCGATGTGGACCAGCGTCTGCTCGGGCTTGAGCGAGAAGTTCAGCAGGAGGCCCTTGGTCGACCGGTGAGCGAAGCGGTAGCCGACGGCGAAGATCACGTCCGCCGATTCCAGCGCCGCCTTGCTCGCCCGCCAGTTCGGGACGATCCCGAGCCAGAGGGGGTCCGTCTCGGGCAGGATCCCCCGCCCCATGACGCTCGTGAGCACGGGCGCCCCGAGCCGGCGCGCCACTGCCGCGAGCGCGGCGCCGGCATCTGCAGCGACCGCGCCTCCGCCCGCCACGATGAGCGGCCGCCGCGCGCGCCTGAGTACTTCGGCCGCCTCGTCGATCTTTTTTGCATCACAGACCCGTCGGCCGCCGGTGAGCGCCGTGAGCTGCCCCGTCGTCTTGGCCACGAGGAGATCGGTGGGCAGCGAAAGCGCCACTGGTCCGGGCCGCTGGGTGCGAAAGAGATGAAAGGCCCGCTGCACCGCCGCGGGGA
This portion of the Candidatus Methylomirabilota bacterium genome encodes:
- a CDS encoding thiamine pyrophosphate-binding protein, with the translated sequence MTASPELRTGGEWIVEALRAEGVRHVFGLPGVHNLAIYDALLKQHEISHVLARHEQGAAFMADGYARASGQPGVVAVTTGPGATNTLTPMVESWAGSQPVLTLMSDIPSALIGKDLGALHEVPNQIDCFRPVCRWAETIYDGRLFPAAVQRAFHLFRTQRPGPVALSLPTDLLVAKTTGQLTALTGGRRVCDAKKIDEAAEVLRRARRPLIVAGGGAVAADAGAALAAVARRLGAPVLTSVMGRGILPETDPLWLGIVPNWRASKAALESADVIFAVGYRFAHRSTKGLLLNFSLKPEQTLVHIDLDPGVIGRMHATAVGIVGDARQGLEALAQALGSGGPAEGWDRAWLTSQRDTRWPRYAETADRFIKMLRQALPRDGIVVNDQTGINYWMEWHFPVLQPRTFLYPIGSATLGYGVPAAIGAKIACPDRAVVAVIGDGGFMFSVNELSTAVKYGLGIVFLVMNDERFGAIKYLQDAIFGKYGEVDLANPDFPALARAFGAEGERVADLDALPRALERALKHAGPTLLELPLAVDPPWEL